TGCCCTGGTTGGAGGCAGCGACCAGGGTCAAAGCCGGTTGGGAAGAAGATGGGGAAGTTTGATCAGGGATCATGGTGGGGGATGGGAGTGAGAATGGATCACAAGACAAATGGTATTCTACACAAAACATCGCCGTAGGCGGCAGACAATTGGCCGTCGAATTCGTTACAACAGCCACCTGCAGGCCCTTGCTTAGTAGCAAGACGCACTGGCTGGCGCATGGTAACGGCAGGCGGCAATCGGAACAGGATCAAGGAGCGTGAGCAACAGCCCAATTGACGCCTGCGGGCTTTCGGGCTAAGATCGGCCTATGAAGTCGCCCTTCCCCGGCATGGATCCCTACCTCGAGCACCCGTTGCTGTGGCCGGATGTGCACAACAGCCTGATCGCGGCCATTCGCGACGCCCTCGTCCCGCTGGTGGCGCCCCGATACTTCGTGGCCCTGGAACGCCGCGCCTATCTGCGCCAAGCCGACGACCTGGCCCTGATCGGCCGCCCCGACCTGGCGGTGGTCAAACCCCAGCCCTGGCCCTCGCTGTCCGAGCCGCGACCGGTTTATGGCGGCGTGCTGGAGGTGGAAGTGCCGATGTCGGATGAGGTGCGGGAGAACTATCTCGAAGTCCACGAGGTGAAGTCGGGCAGGCTGATCACCCTCGTCGAACTGCTGTCGCCGACCAACAAGCTCGACCCCGACGGCCGCTGGCACTACGAACGCAAGCGGACGCAGATTCTGAACAGCCTCACCAGCCTGGTGGAGATCGACCTCCTGCGCGCCGGCGAGCCGATGCCCACCTTCGGACGACCAGTCGAATGCGACTATCGCATTCTGATCAGCCGCGGCTGGCAGCGCCCGCGCTCTCACCTCTACCCCTTCGGCCTCCGCCAGCCCATCCCGTCGATCCCCGTCCCCTTGCAGCAGGGCGAAACCGAGCCTGTGCTCGACCTGAACGAGGTGCTGCACGCGCTCTACACCCGCGCTCGCTTCGATTTGCGCCTGGACTATGCGCAACCGCCCGTCCCGCCGCTGAGCGAGGAAGACGCAGCCTGGGCGCAGGGATTATGTTAAGCGTTGACTGTTGATTGTTGATTGTTGACTGTTTTCACCTTGTCAGGGATGGTTTCGCGCCCAGGGATGAGAACTGAGCCAGTGGAAGCGAAACTCGCCAGCAGGTGGGCGATGAGCGTGCCGGGATAGAAGCCGCCGCGCCCGACGGCCAGGATGATCTCTGGTGCGCAGCCGGCCACAGCCCTGGCCAGCCCCTTGCACAGGCCATGGAAATCCTCCCAGGAGATGGGCAGCACACCCTGGCGAGCCGAGTAATCGTAGGACGATGCCATAGTTCTACATCCTCAGCCGCTCGCCGCCCGGATCGTAGAATGGCCCATGATGGACGACGGCCTCGATCAGGCTGCCATCTCGCCAGATGCCGAAGCCGGCGCCGGGTTGGGCGGCCAGGTCGGCCGGCAGCCAGCAGAGGCCGATGGCCTGGTTCAGGGTGGGGCTGAAGCGGCTGGATGTCACCCAGCCGATGATCTGCAATTTCTTGTTGTCCAATTGGCTGACGATTTGCAGCCCCTCCTCCGGCACGACGCCCGGCTTTTGGATTCTGAACCCCACCAGCCGCTGTTTGGGACCGGCCGCAGCCACCTGCACCAACGAGCGTTTGCCCAGGAAATCGGGCTTGTCGAGCTTGACGAGCGGGCCGAGGTCGGCGGCCAGCGGGTCGCTGG
This is a stretch of genomic DNA from Caldilineales bacterium. It encodes these proteins:
- a CDS encoding DUF4058 family protein, which translates into the protein MKSPFPGMDPYLEHPLLWPDVHNSLIAAIRDALVPLVAPRYFVALERRAYLRQADDLALIGRPDLAVVKPQPWPSLSEPRPVYGGVLEVEVPMSDEVRENYLEVHEVKSGRLITLVELLSPTNKLDPDGRWHYERKRTQILNSLTSLVEIDLLRAGEPMPTFGRPVECDYRILISRGWQRPRSHLYPFGLRQPIPSIPVPLQQGETEPVLDLNEVLHALYTRARFDLRLDYAQPPVPPLSEEDAAWAQGLC